Within Hydrogenophaga sp. PAMC20947, the genomic segment GCGGATCAAGACCCTGCCAGTTTGACGACCACCGACAACCCCGGGTGCACATTGCGAACAACACAAGACCCACCATGCGCTTGGGCCACCAGTTTGCACAGGTACAGCCCCAGGCCCACGCCGCCCGCACTCCGGGTGCGCGCCGAGTCGGGCCTGAAGAAGGGCTCGGCCATCCGGCCGATCTGATCTTCCGGCACACCTGGCCCAAAATCCCGAACCTCGATCTCCACGCCGCCACCCGCCACCGGGCGCAGATGCAGCTCGGGTGCCGGTGTGGCGTCAGCGCTGTGGCGCAGGGCATTGTCCAGCAGGTTGCGCAGCAGCAGGCGGATGCGTGTGCAGTCCACCTGCACAGCAGGCAGGTCGACCGGCGTGTGCAGCGACACATGCGCGGCCTGCGGATGTTTGCTCTGCAGGCCTTCGATCACGCTGCGCGCCAGCAGGCTGAGGTCGACTGTTTCGCGGTTCAACGCAGCATGCTGGGTGGCCAGCCGCTCGCTCTCCAACAGATCGCTGATGAGGCTGGCCATTTCCTGAAGATCGCGCAACAAGGCTTCGCGCTGCGGATTCACCTCAGTCGTTTCGGGCAGCAACTCGGTGTTGAGGCGGGCGCGGGTGAGCGGGCTGCGCAGCTCATGGCTGATGGCCAACAGCAAGGCCCGCTTGGCATCGAGCATTTGCCGGATGTCCTGACCCATGGTATTCATGACCCCCGCCAGCTGACTGAGTTCGTCCGGTCGAGCCCTGCATTTCAGATCGATGGGCTCATTGAAATTGCCCGCGCCAAACCGCTTCGCGCCAGCGCTGATGGCGTCCAGCGGGCGCAGCAGGCGGCGCACATAAAGCCAGGCCAGCGTGGTCAACAGCAACAATGCGCCGATGGCCACGCCGAAATGGCGGGATTGTTGCGCAAAGGCCGTTTCATCGATACCAAAAACGATGGTGTGTCCGTCGAGCGTGGCGCGCTGCAAAATGGCCTGCCAGTTTTTGTCGCTGCCCCAGTCTTCATTTGTTCCGTCCGCACGCTGGCCACCCCAGCGATTGCGTTGCCAGCCGTGCGCCGAATTCCCAGGAT encodes:
- a CDS encoding HAMP domain-containing sensor histidine kinase; this translates as MSTSFERQEPWVKRCVHAVAHSIKLRLVVVFLLLAFAMSAVFVVGAQRAFTVGWKEAARPLLMDYVDHLAADITRGGASPDQAAALALTKRLPLTVDIQGPSINWESHPGNSAHGWQRNRWGGQRADGTNEDWGSDKNWQAILQRATLDGHTIVFGIDETAFAQQSRHFGVAIGALLLLTTLAWLYVRRLLRPLDAISAGAKRFGAGNFNEPIDLKCRARPDELSQLAGVMNTMGQDIRQMLDAKRALLLAISHELRSPLTRARLNTELLPETTEVNPQREALLRDLQEMASLISDLLESERLATQHAALNRETVDLSLLARSVIEGLQSKHPQAAHVSLHTPVDLPAVQVDCTRIRLLLRNLLDNALRHSADATPAPELHLRPVAGGGVEIEVRDFGPGVPEDQIGRMAEPFFRPDSARTRSAGGVGLGLYLCKLVAQAHGGSCVVRNVHPGLSVVVKLAGS